A stretch of Eubalaena glacialis isolate mEubGla1 chromosome 10, mEubGla1.1.hap2.+ XY, whole genome shotgun sequence DNA encodes these proteins:
- the LOC133099800 gene encoding factor in the germline alpha-like yields the protein MSILENNFKHWAALLRAPPAEVLDDVLREQFGPLPQLAAICRLKRLPSGGYSSTEDLQLVLERRRVANAKERERIKKSQPWFCQTEDAGAISSPKQEA from the coding sequence atGTCTAtcttagaaaacaattttaaacattGGGCCGCGCTCCTGAGGGCCCCACCGGCCGAGGTGCTGGACGACGTGCTGCGGGAGCAGTTCGGGCCGTTGCCCCAGTTGGCCGCCATCTGCCGGCTCAAGCGGCTGCCGTCGGGCGGCTACTCGTCCACGGAGGACCTGCAGTTGGTGCTGGAGCGGCGGCGCGTGGCCAACGCCAAGGAGCGCGAGCGGATAAAAAAATCTCAACCGTGGTTTTGCCAAACTGAAGACGCTGGTGCCATTTCTTCCCCAAAGCAGGAAGCCTAG